In one window of Mesotoga sp. UBA6090 DNA:
- a CDS encoding InlB B-repeat-containing protein, producing MLEPSGSGNVKPAVGDSIYEEGSMVTLVATPSDGWDFDFWQIDGAFFSSSEQITITMDASKTARALFIEEPPTIFTLSMAEPTGQGSVSPAVGNHNYIEGTTVPLSATPADGWGFEAWYLDGSHYSDSQNVSVVMDRDKSVSATFVQEVEKVTLEIYKSGRGTVSPDVGTYVYDKGAEVNLSATPDPGYHFEDWLVDGITYEVADITITLEWDTIAIATFRCNCGGLDQE from the coding sequence ATGCTTGAACCTTCAGGTAGTGGAAATGTCAAACCTGCCGTCGGTGACAGTATTTATGAAGAGGGCTCCATGGTGACCCTTGTAGCTACACCGTCCGACGGCTGGGACTTTGATTTCTGGCAGATAGATGGGGCATTCTTCTCAAGCTCTGAGCAGATAACGATTACCATGGATGCCAGCAAGACGGCAAGGGCTCTCTTCATTGAAGAGCCGCCAACGATTTTCACCTTGTCAATGGCTGAGCCAACCGGTCAGGGTTCCGTTAGTCCCGCAGTCGGAAATCACAACTACATAGAGGGGACCACCGTCCCGCTTTCGGCTACTCCCGCAGATGGATGGGGTTTTGAAGCGTGGTACTTAGATGGTTCTCATTACTCAGACAGCCAGAACGTTTCGGTTGTTATGGACCGTGATAAATCAGTTTCGGCCACCTTTGTTCAAGAAGTGGAGAAAGTTACTCTTGAAATCTATAAGTCCGGAAGGGGAACCGTTAGTCCCGATGTCGGAACTTATGTCTATGATAAGGGTGCGGAGGTCAATTTGAGCGCAACGCCTGATCCCGGGTATCATTTTGAAGATTGGCTAGTTGATGGCATTACCTATGAGGTTGCCGACATAACGATAACTCTTGAATGGGACACAATTGCAATCGCCACTTTCAGGTGTAATTGCGGAGGGTTGGATCAGGAGTGA